The proteins below are encoded in one region of Syntrophotalea carbinolica DSM 2380:
- the pgaB gene encoding poly-beta-1,6-N-acetyl-D-glucosamine N-deacetylase PgaB produces MRIAGIVLLLLMSVAAPALGDDFISLCFHDVRPDVGRGDDLSMSTDRFVALLTWLRQHHYQPIGIDDLLRARQGEKPLPEKAVLLTFDDGYRGFYSQVFPLLKAYRYPAVLAVVGSWLDAAPGETVDYGGKLVPREKFLSWPQLREMAESGLVEIASHSYNGHGGILANPQGNWQPIYTARGYDPETGHYENDATYIARIRADLEKGADLIERKVGVRPRVMVWPFGKYSKPAVGAASKAGMSVALGLGDGPGDTDHLTEVKRFLIEGSLPLSSLAWRLRNLLARDSRRVVQVDLDYIYDPNPEQTERNLGLLLDRIKAMQITTVYLQAFADPDGDGVADALYFPNDYLPVRADLFNRVAWQLKTRAGVKVYAWLPVLGFEIGRPDLLVLSQQPETGKISPDPHAYKRLSPFVPEVRALVHGIYGDLARYADFDGVLFHDDAVLSSFEDAQPAAMAWRRERGLKDDLAGVWSEEERTRWSRLKTEYLIVFTQELADAVRAYRPEIETARNLYAPAVLASDGKLRFSQDPGLFLEAYDFTALMAMPYLEGASDPESWLRKLVAAIACFPDGLKKTVFELQSIDWNGRKQPVPTETLARHMRLLQSLGAVNFGYYPDDFHRDHPAATSLYSAFSVNSDPFEK; encoded by the coding sequence ATGCGGATCGCGGGGATCGTACTGCTGCTTTTGATGAGTGTGGCCGCGCCGGCGCTGGGCGACGACTTTATCAGTCTCTGTTTTCATGATGTTCGCCCAGATGTCGGACGCGGCGATGATCTGAGCATGTCAACGGATCGTTTCGTGGCTCTGTTGACATGGTTGCGTCAGCATCACTATCAGCCGATCGGCATCGATGATTTGCTGCGGGCCCGCCAGGGGGAGAAGCCCTTGCCGGAAAAGGCCGTGCTGTTGACTTTCGATGATGGCTACCGCGGCTTTTACAGCCAGGTGTTCCCCCTGCTCAAGGCTTACCGATATCCGGCGGTGTTGGCCGTGGTCGGCAGTTGGTTGGATGCCGCGCCGGGAGAAACCGTCGATTACGGAGGCAAGCTGGTACCGCGGGAGAAATTCCTGTCCTGGCCACAGTTGCGGGAGATGGCTGAATCCGGACTGGTGGAAATCGCCTCACACAGCTACAACGGCCATGGCGGCATTCTGGCCAATCCACAGGGGAACTGGCAGCCGATTTATACCGCAAGGGGCTATGATCCGGAGACGGGGCACTATGAGAACGATGCGACCTATATTGCGCGTATCCGTGCCGATCTGGAGAAGGGTGCGGATCTGATCGAAAGGAAGGTCGGTGTTCGCCCCCGGGTTATGGTCTGGCCATTCGGCAAATACTCGAAGCCTGCCGTCGGAGCCGCAAGTAAGGCGGGGATGTCGGTGGCTCTGGGGCTCGGTGACGGTCCAGGCGATACGGATCATCTGACCGAGGTAAAACGTTTCCTGATCGAGGGCAGTCTGCCACTGTCCAGTCTGGCCTGGAGACTCCGCAACCTTCTGGCCAGAGATTCCAGGCGCGTGGTGCAGGTCGATCTCGATTACATCTACGATCCGAATCCGGAGCAGACCGAACGCAACCTGGGGCTTTTGCTCGATCGTATCAAGGCGATGCAGATCACGACCGTTTACCTGCAGGCTTTTGCCGATCCGGACGGCGACGGGGTCGCGGATGCCCTGTATTTCCCCAACGATTATTTGCCGGTGCGGGCCGATCTGTTTAACCGTGTCGCCTGGCAACTCAAAACCCGTGCAGGGGTCAAGGTCTATGCCTGGTTGCCGGTACTTGGCTTCGAAATCGGGCGACCGGATCTGTTGGTTCTAAGTCAGCAACCGGAAACAGGGAAGATATCTCCGGATCCTCACGCCTATAAACGCCTCAGCCCCTTTGTGCCGGAGGTCAGAGCCCTGGTGCACGGCATTTACGGAGATTTGGCACGCTATGCCGATTTTGACGGGGTGTTGTTTCATGATGATGCGGTCCTGTCGTCCTTTGAAGATGCCCAGCCTGCGGCCATGGCCTGGCGCCGGGAACGGGGCTTAAAGGATGATTTGGCGGGGGTCTGGAGTGAGGAAGAGCGAACGCGCTGGAGCCGCCTCAAAACCGAATATCTGATCGTGTTTACGCAGGAACTGGCCGATGCGGTGCGGGCATACCGTCCCGAGATTGAAACCGCACGCAATCTTTACGCACCGGCGGTGCTGGCTTCCGATGGAAAGCTCCGTTTCAGCCAGGATCCCGGGTTGTTTTTGGAAGCTTATGACTTTACGGCCTTGATGGCCATGCCCTATCTCGAGGGTGCCTCTGACCCGGAATCCTGGTTGCGGAAATTGGTAGCGGCCATCGCGTGTTTTCCAGACGGTTTGAAAAAAACTGTTTTCGAACTGCAAAGCATTGATTGGAACGGGCGAAAACAGCCTGTTCCCACGGAGACCCTGGCGCGGCACATGCGGCTTTTGCAGAGCTTGGGTGCAGTGAACTTTGGTTATTATCCAGATGACTTTCACCGCGACCATCCGGCGGCGACGTCTTTGTACTCGGCATTTTCCGTAAACAGTGATCCGTTTGAGAAGTAG
- the pgaA gene encoding poly-beta-1,6 N-acetyl-D-glucosamine export porin PgaA, producing MSVTILTITLLFSSLMLLVVAPAWAQPPVLDHHQAVELARQGDYAEALPLLEQLHRSNPANQPLLNDYLAVLAWAGEDARVAGLFEQADPQRIPFYVLEAIAESLRRQKSFDKAETLYRLGIERFSSQPSLRVGLLLTLADAGKHSEAADLAKSLEQLYPGHIGTQYALAHAAEGRGDYVTALQCYQRILTWQPQSQWAQRMEILTLAAIGDPFLAGELAEQRPGLLTDSEIHRLRANRAALVTRWGSYGSEVHKERFDGTDRALEMLEANERAARADLPRSEGFARRARIDRLVALRDRVEMARVVEEYRSLQVDPDELPPHAQQAVADAFLYLEEPVRSADLYRRVLAAQPDNFEATQGLFYAYLEQEDFDGALALAEKTLTEQADGPKRLEAELLSILGQIFAGDLKEGEARLTPLYHQAPANLDILGEMGGVYGARGWPRRAEQAYRLGLALDPAYLSLRTGYAENRMDLNEFEQAGTLIGELGAEYPEHKAVQRLQRLWEAHNMRELQVSVAAGWSSGSTFGSRDLSLAATLFSSPVRHRYRGFAATYLQHASFPEGDKTLQRFGAGIEYRHRNVQGTAEMTWSLSGGQKLGARLAAVWTPDDVWSIPVDMELFSRDTPLRALKHGIHADSASIGVNYRRDDLRRYWLRAGFMDFSDGNFRYSLLGGVEQGLIVWPHYRLDGLLEFYTSANNEDNTYYFNPSRDADITLTLANDWLLYRHYRFSFRNRLAVSVGGYWQQDFGIDPTVALRYEHVWQYSPRFFLLYGVSLARHSYDGDGENQLGCHLELNWRF from the coding sequence GTGTCTGTCACCATTTTGACAATAACGCTGTTGTTTTCCAGTCTGATGTTGCTTGTCGTTGCCCCGGCATGGGCACAACCGCCAGTTTTGGACCATCACCAAGCGGTGGAACTGGCGCGTCAGGGAGATTATGCCGAGGCTCTGCCATTGCTGGAACAGCTGCATCGCAGCAACCCTGCCAATCAACCCCTTCTCAATGATTATCTTGCCGTTCTGGCCTGGGCGGGAGAAGATGCCCGCGTAGCGGGCCTGTTCGAGCAGGCGGATCCACAACGGATCCCTTTCTATGTGCTGGAAGCGATCGCCGAATCCCTGCGTCGTCAGAAATCCTTCGATAAGGCCGAAACTCTTTATCGACTCGGCATCGAACGCTTTAGTTCGCAGCCCTCTTTGCGTGTGGGGCTGCTCCTTACCCTGGCCGACGCCGGCAAACATAGTGAAGCCGCCGATCTTGCCAAATCCCTCGAGCAACTCTACCCGGGGCATATCGGGACACAGTACGCCCTAGCTCATGCGGCTGAAGGGCGCGGTGATTATGTGACCGCCTTACAGTGCTACCAGCGCATCCTAACCTGGCAACCACAGTCGCAGTGGGCACAGCGTATGGAGATCCTGACTCTCGCGGCCATCGGCGATCCCTTTCTGGCCGGTGAACTGGCGGAACAGCGGCCGGGTCTTTTAACCGATTCAGAAATTCATCGTCTGCGGGCCAACCGTGCGGCCCTGGTCACCCGCTGGGGCAGTTACGGCAGCGAAGTGCATAAGGAACGGTTTGACGGAACCGATCGTGCTCTGGAAATGTTGGAGGCCAATGAACGGGCGGCCCGTGCCGACCTTCCCCGGAGTGAAGGTTTTGCCCGGCGGGCCCGCATCGATCGTTTGGTGGCTTTGCGTGACCGGGTGGAAATGGCTCGTGTGGTGGAGGAGTACCGTTCTTTACAGGTCGATCCCGACGAACTGCCTCCCCATGCCCAGCAGGCTGTCGCCGACGCTTTTCTGTATCTGGAAGAGCCGGTCCGGTCTGCAGACCTTTATCGGCGGGTATTGGCGGCCCAACCTGATAATTTTGAAGCTACCCAGGGTTTATTTTATGCCTACCTCGAGCAGGAAGATTTCGATGGTGCCCTGGCGTTGGCCGAAAAGACGCTGACGGAGCAGGCCGATGGTCCCAAGAGATTGGAGGCGGAGTTGCTGTCCATTCTGGGGCAGATCTTTGCTGGAGATCTGAAGGAAGGCGAAGCCCGTTTGACCCCGCTGTACCATCAGGCTCCGGCCAATCTCGATATTCTGGGTGAAATGGGCGGTGTATACGGTGCCCGTGGATGGCCGCGGCGCGCGGAACAAGCTTACCGTCTCGGACTGGCCCTCGACCCGGCCTATCTATCGCTGCGCACAGGCTATGCGGAAAACCGCATGGACCTCAACGAATTCGAACAGGCCGGGACCCTCATCGGCGAGTTGGGTGCCGAATATCCCGAGCATAAGGCGGTGCAGCGTCTGCAACGGTTGTGGGAAGCCCATAATATGCGGGAGTTGCAGGTCTCCGTCGCCGCCGGTTGGAGTAGCGGATCGACCTTTGGCAGCCGCGACCTCTCGCTGGCGGCAACCCTGTTCTCCTCGCCGGTCCGCCATCGCTACCGGGGATTTGCAGCTACCTATCTGCAGCATGCTTCTTTTCCCGAGGGGGATAAAACCCTGCAGCGCTTCGGGGCTGGGATTGAATATCGGCATCGGAATGTTCAGGGTACGGCCGAAATGACCTGGAGCCTTTCCGGCGGGCAAAAATTGGGGGCGCGTTTGGCCGCCGTCTGGACACCGGACGATGTGTGGTCGATTCCCGTCGACATGGAACTGTTCAGCCGCGATACCCCTCTGCGCGCCCTTAAGCACGGCATTCATGCCGACTCGGCGAGTATCGGCGTCAATTATCGCCGCGATGATTTGCGGCGCTATTGGCTGCGTGCCGGATTTATGGATTTCAGCGACGGTAATTTCCGTTACAGTCTGCTTGGCGGGGTCGAACAGGGGCTGATCGTTTGGCCTCACTACCGGCTCGACGGTCTCCTCGAGTTTTATACCTCGGCCAACAACGAAGACAATACGTATTATTTCAATCCCAGCCGGGATGCCGATATCACCCTGACCCTCGCCAATGATTGGCTCCTTTACCGCCATTACCGTTTTTCCTTCCGCAACCGTTTGGCCGTCAGTGTGGGCGGTTATTGGCAACAGGATTTTGGCATCGATCCGACGGTGGCTTTGCGTTATGAGCACGTCTGGCAATATTCCCCGCGGTTTTTTCTGCTCTATGGTGTGAGTCTGGCCCGGCACAGTTACGACGGCGACGGAGAAAACCAGCTGGGCTGTCACCTCGAACTGAACTGGAGGTTTTAA
- a CDS encoding ATP-dependent helicase, with product MSDLLTSLNDCQRQAVLHEDGPLLILAGAGSGKTRTLTHRIAYLIQQQQVEPWQVLAVTFTNKAAAEMRERLQSLVGNIDGLWISTFHAACARILRRDGEVLGYGRDFTIYDDQDQQRLIKDCLAQLRITEKDLKPRAVATAIDQAKNRGLLPEEYIPGDHRGEQVARVYELYQKRLQQANALDFGDLLLQTVRLFREYSHIRDAYRRRFAHLLVDEFQDTNQVQYAMVKALADDGRHLCVVGDDDQSIYAWRGAEIGNILNFERDFPGASVIRLEQHYRSSATILEAAGEVVACNIGRKGKTLWTDNPAGEPLTLEPLPDDLEEARFVAAEIARLRDAGRHLRDVAVFYRTNAQSRVLEETLVREGLPYVMVGGVKFYARMEIKDVLAYLRALANPADSLSARRIVNVPSRGIGAVTTGRIAEHEEEAGGFLAACRLCLERGVLKGAAAKKVAAFSAFMERFAQRMTEVPFPQLTADLLEESGYAPNLREEAQSAMTEGERKEAKGRLENLEQLLAGMEEHQATESSLQEYLEQVALVTDLDSYDTRLDRVTLMTLHAAKGLEFPVVFMTGMEEGIFPHGRAAGERDDVEEERRLCYVGMTRAMQKLYLTHARRRRIYGDYQYNAPSRFLAEIPPHLMGDKPAPALQKPATHNLASVFEQIEPTPFEESEDFFEDVQVVPEAEEGLRVGLHVRHVKFGVGVVRRLEGNGDQQKVIVQFPGVGLKKLLVKFAGLEPA from the coding sequence ATGAGTGATCTGCTGACCTCTCTCAACGACTGCCAGCGGCAGGCCGTACTGCATGAGGACGGGCCGCTGCTTATCCTGGCCGGGGCCGGTTCGGGCAAGACCCGGACCTTGACCCATCGCATCGCCTACCTGATCCAGCAACAGCAGGTCGAACCCTGGCAGGTGCTGGCGGTGACCTTCACCAACAAGGCCGCGGCCGAAATGCGTGAACGTCTGCAGAGCCTGGTGGGCAACATCGATGGGTTGTGGATCAGCACCTTCCATGCGGCCTGTGCGCGCATTTTGCGGCGGGACGGCGAGGTGCTCGGCTACGGCCGTGACTTTACCATCTACGACGACCAGGATCAGCAGCGCCTGATCAAGGATTGCCTGGCCCAGCTGCGTATCACCGAAAAAGACCTCAAGCCGCGAGCCGTGGCCACCGCCATCGATCAGGCCAAAAATCGCGGTCTGCTGCCCGAGGAGTATATCCCCGGGGATCATCGTGGCGAGCAGGTGGCTCGCGTGTATGAGCTTTATCAGAAGCGTTTGCAGCAGGCCAACGCCCTCGATTTCGGCGATCTGCTGCTGCAGACGGTGCGTCTGTTCCGCGAGTATTCGCATATCCGCGACGCTTATCGCCGACGGTTTGCGCATCTGCTGGTCGATGAATTTCAGGACACCAACCAGGTGCAGTACGCCATGGTCAAGGCGTTGGCCGACGACGGGCGCCATCTGTGCGTGGTCGGGGACGACGATCAGTCCATTTATGCCTGGCGCGGTGCCGAAATCGGCAATATCCTCAATTTCGAGCGGGATTTTCCCGGTGCCAGCGTCATCCGACTGGAACAGCACTATCGTTCTTCCGCCACGATTCTTGAAGCGGCCGGCGAGGTGGTGGCCTGCAATATCGGGCGCAAGGGCAAGACCTTGTGGACCGATAACCCGGCCGGCGAGCCTTTGACCCTCGAACCCTTGCCCGACGATCTGGAGGAAGCGCGTTTTGTTGCTGCCGAAATCGCCCGCTTGCGCGATGCCGGACGTCATTTGCGCGATGTGGCGGTATTTTATCGTACCAATGCCCAGTCCCGGGTGCTGGAGGAAACCCTGGTGCGCGAGGGCCTGCCGTACGTCATGGTCGGCGGGGTAAAGTTTTATGCCCGCATGGAGATCAAGGACGTGCTGGCGTATCTCAGAGCGCTGGCCAATCCGGCGGATTCCCTGTCGGCCCGGCGTATCGTCAATGTGCCGTCGCGCGGTATCGGCGCCGTGACCACCGGTCGTATCGCCGAGCACGAAGAAGAGGCCGGCGGGTTTCTGGCGGCTTGTCGTCTGTGTCTGGAACGGGGGGTGCTCAAGGGCGCTGCGGCCAAGAAAGTCGCCGCGTTCAGCGCGTTCATGGAGCGCTTTGCACAACGCATGACAGAGGTGCCGTTCCCTCAGTTGACCGCCGATCTGCTCGAGGAAAGCGGTTATGCGCCGAATCTGCGGGAAGAGGCCCAGTCGGCCATGACCGAGGGCGAACGAAAAGAAGCCAAGGGGCGCCTGGAAAACCTCGAACAGTTACTGGCCGGCATGGAAGAGCACCAGGCGACGGAGAGCTCTCTGCAGGAGTATCTCGAGCAGGTGGCCCTGGTCACCGACCTCGACTCCTACGATACCCGCCTTGATCGGGTGACCCTCATGACCCTGCATGCGGCCAAGGGGCTGGAGTTTCCGGTGGTGTTCATGACCGGCATGGAGGAGGGTATCTTCCCCCATGGTCGCGCGGCCGGAGAGCGCGACGATGTCGAGGAGGAGCGTCGTCTGTGTTACGTCGGGATGACCCGTGCCATGCAGAAGCTCTATCTCACCCACGCCCGCCGTCGCCGGATCTACGGCGATTACCAATACAACGCTCCCAGCCGTTTTCTCGCTGAAATCCCGCCGCATCTGATGGGGGACAAGCCGGCCCCCGCGTTGCAGAAACCGGCCACCCACAACCTGGCCTCGGTGTTCGAGCAAATCGAACCGACCCCCTTCGAGGAGAGCGAGGATTTTTTTGAGGATGTGCAAGTGGTGCCCGAAGCCGAAGAGGGCTTGCGGGTCGGGTTGCATGTGCGTCACGTTAAATTCGGCGTCGGCGTCGTGCGTCGTCTGGAAGGCAACGGTGATCAGCAGAAAGTCATCGTTCAGTTCCCCGGCGTGGGTTTGAAAAAACTGCTGGTCAAATTTGCCGGCCTCGAGCCGGCCTGA